A genomic stretch from Thauera sp. GDN1 includes:
- a CDS encoding beta-ketoacyl-ACP reductase, which translates to MSQKIALVTGAMGGLGTAICQSLSKDGFKVVANCLPNFEQKDAWLSAQRDLGFDFAAAEGDVSNYESCAAMVAKIEAEVGPIDVLVNNAGITRDKFFPKMEKGQWDAVISTNLNSLFNVTHHVSAKMAERGWGRIINISSVNGVKGQAGQTNYSAAKAGVLGFTKALAAELATKGVTVNAIAPGYIGTDMVMAIRDDIRQGIIDTVPMKRLGRPDEIGDLCAYLASDKAAYITGATININGGLHMC; encoded by the coding sequence ATGTCCCAGAAAATCGCTCTCGTTACCGGCGCCATGGGTGGTCTCGGCACGGCGATCTGCCAGTCCCTCTCCAAGGACGGTTTCAAGGTCGTCGCCAACTGCCTGCCGAACTTCGAGCAGAAGGACGCCTGGCTGTCCGCCCAGCGTGACCTGGGTTTCGACTTCGCCGCCGCTGAAGGCGATGTCTCGAACTACGAATCGTGTGCCGCCATGGTTGCGAAGATCGAAGCCGAAGTCGGTCCGATCGACGTCCTGGTGAACAACGCCGGCATCACCCGCGACAAGTTCTTCCCCAAGATGGAAAAGGGGCAGTGGGATGCGGTCATCAGCACCAACCTGAACAGCCTGTTCAACGTGACCCATCACGTCTCCGCCAAGATGGCCGAGCGCGGCTGGGGCCGGATCATCAACATCTCCTCGGTGAACGGCGTCAAGGGCCAGGCCGGCCAGACCAACTATTCGGCGGCCAAGGCCGGCGTGCTGGGCTTCACCAAGGCGCTCGCCGCCGAGCTCGCCACCAAGGGCGTGACCGTCAATGCGATCGCTCCGGGCTATATCGGCACCGACATGGTCATGGCGATCCGCGACGACATCCGCCAGGGCATCATCGACACCGTGCCGATGAAGCGCCTCGGCCGTCCGGACGAGATCGGCGACCTGTGCGCCTACCTCGCCTCCGACAAGGCCGCCTACATCACCGGCGCCACCATCAACATCAATGGCGGCCTGCACATGTGCTGA
- the phaR gene encoding polyhydroxyalkanoate synthesis repressor PhaR, with protein MPEQQRLIKKYPNRRLYDTRTSSYITLADVKELVLNHELFQVLDAKTSEDLTRSILLQIILEEEAGGAPMFTSDLLAHMIRFYGNAMQGMMGKYLESNIKAFTEMQAKLQDQAHAIYGENSPVGQDLWAQFLNFQGPALQSMMGAYVDQSKKMFEQMQSQLESQTRNMFTGFQFPNYVKPEDGPSSAPAAMGKDEGKK; from the coding sequence ATGCCGGAACAGCAGCGCCTGATCAAGAAATACCCGAACCGCCGTCTGTACGACACGCGCACGAGTTCGTACATCACCCTGGCGGACGTCAAGGAGCTGGTGCTCAACCACGAGCTGTTCCAGGTCTTGGATGCCAAGACCAGCGAGGATCTGACGCGCAGCATCCTGCTGCAGATCATCCTCGAGGAAGAAGCCGGCGGCGCGCCGATGTTCACCAGCGACCTGCTCGCGCACATGATCCGTTTCTACGGCAACGCGATGCAGGGCATGATGGGCAAGTACCTCGAGAGCAACATCAAGGCCTTCACGGAGATGCAGGCCAAGCTGCAGGACCAGGCGCACGCGATCTATGGCGAGAACAGCCCGGTCGGCCAGGACCTGTGGGCGCAGTTCCTCAACTTCCAGGGGCCCGCGCTGCAGAGCATGATGGGCGCCTACGTGGATCAGTCGAAGAAGATGTTCGAGCAGATGCAGAGCCAGCTCGAGAGCCAGACGCGCAACATGTTCACCGGCTTCCAGTTTCCCAACTACGTCAAGCCCGAAGACGGCCCGTCGTCCGCTCCGGCGGCCATGGGCAAGGACGAAGGCAAGAAGTGA